CTTGAATCGGAAAGGCCCGCCGCTGAATCAAGGCCCGTTTCCGTGCGCTCGGCTGTTGATGCGGCCCTGAAGATGATCGAGCCAGCGGCCCGGCTTCGCGGGGTTGCCCTTACCAGCGGCGAACTGGATGAAGCCGAAGTGCTTGCGGAAAGAGGGCGCCTGGAACAGGCGCTGGTGAACCTGCTCGACAACGCCGTCAAGTTCAACCGTCCCTCCGGCGAAGTTCGTGTGGAGGTCAGAAGAGAAGCCGGTGGCCATGTTCGCATCATCGTCGCGGACACTGGCATTGGCATACCCTCCACTGATCTGTCGCGGGTGTTCGAGCGGTTCTACCGGGTGGATAAAGCGCGATCGCGTGAAATGGGCGGTACAGGCCTGGGACTCTCCATTGTCAAGCATGCCGTCGAGCGAATGAACGGCGCTGTGAGCGTGGAAAGCCGGTTGGGAAAAGGATCCACGTTCACGATTCTTCTGCCCACCTGTCCGCCCCAGGCACCTAAAACCTCCTAGTGCTGACCGGCGCCGCGGCCCACGCTTCGAGCGGGTCAACCGGGGCATTGTCCCGCGGACTTGCAATTTTCTTCGCAGAAGGTTAAGGTCGCTTTCGCCAGTGCCGCCAGCTATCTGAGGAAGCACGCATGGACGACTCGGAGGACTGCACGGGTTGCGCGGCGTTACACATTGGAAGCTGGGAGGCGAATGATGAAACGCCGAACTTTTCTTCAGACAGCGGGACTAGGCGGTGCGGCTGCGGTGGCCGGGAGTGCAGGTGCGGGACCGGCGCCCGATACACCAAAGCCCGCGGGCCCTTCCTCCTCATCATCGCCGGCAAGGAGTTCCGGAATGAAGATCACGCGCATTCGTTTTTACCATAATCCCCAGTCGCCGCCGTCCTTCAATCAAAGTTTCCACATCGTGACCGTGGAGACTGACCAGGGAATCACTGGGATTGGCGAAGGCGGGTCGCCGGACACCATCCAACAATGCGCCGCCATGCTCATCGGCGAAGACCCCGCGCGCATCGAGCACTTGTGGCAGATGATGTTTCGTGGTTACTTCTATCCTGCCGGCCGCGAAAAGCTGGACGCCCTGGGGGCCATCGACCTGGCGCTTTGGGACATCAAGGGCAAGGCGCTGGGTGTTCCGGTGTATGAGTTACTCGGCGGCCTTTCGCGTGACCACGTGGAGTGCTACTCAACCGGTTTCCCTCAGCAGGGAACCCTCAAGGAAACTGCGCGCGCCTGTGTGGAAGCCGGGTTCCGCGCCTTCCGCTACGCCACCGCTGACCCGCCAAGCGGCCAGCCCTTCAATTCGCACCAAGCGGTCCGTAAGACCTATCAGGACTGCGTCGAAATTCGCGACGGCGTCGGCCCTGACGCTGACTGGGCGCTTGACTATCACACCCGGCTGGATTTCCCGGACGCGGTCCGTCTCTCCACAT
This window of the Terriglobia bacterium genome carries:
- a CDS encoding mandelate racemase/muconate lactonizing enzyme family protein, with amino-acid sequence MKITRIRFYHNPQSPPSFNQSFHIVTVETDQGITGIGEGGSPDTIQQCAAMLIGEDPARIEHLWQMMFRGYFYPAGREKLDALGAIDLALWDIKGKALGVPVYELLGGLSRDHVECYSTGFPQQGTLKETARACVEAGFRAFRYATADPPSGQPFNSHQAVRKTYQDCVEIRDGVGPDADWALDYHTRLDFPDAVRLSTLIEPLEPYFAEDLVRSEDPGVYRELRAHVKVPIAVGEQFGSKWDVRWLIENQLIDYARVTLPNVGGITEYMKIAALCDAHYVGLIPHFTGPVSEAALVHCCGVFAGPVMMEMLGNGVHNYDHLPQFYDFRSGKLWPNRRPGLGVELDTKPLRLAAEITENSRPIPMFRRPDGSITNW